Proteins co-encoded in one Pocillopora verrucosa isolate sample1 chromosome 1, ASM3666991v2, whole genome shotgun sequence genomic window:
- the LOC131781197 gene encoding patched domain-containing protein 3-like isoform X2, producing MTQSEENNLSKGFDERANVEEDFDDFRPCYPRRFLPCHLWSSLCKWYLRFLERFFGWYGTGIAKHPLITIQLCLILVSVCSVGFVWFNSENRTVKLFIPQNSKAIDDLETAERYFRVDFREEIILLVASPSNPNPLSPMCLKQAFRAHDAVMELKSFSDLCVTLSGNKSRSTNGCAMINLLEFLQFNESNLNGKDLHDVQRELSKSYNDTSLLMRNGRPFWLNFNRMFGKATRKHGSITNAKALQMIYLLRDPRDDDESDKILKWEKAFIDKLGSLVDKLSCFDVHYSSERSLDDAISASTGSDVKLVSITFTCMISFACFMLGKYLNPLTGHALLANGGVFAVALGILSGLGLGMWLRVPFVSLVGVLPFLVLGIGIDDMFIMVDELDRQPRDLSTTGKIKAVMKHSGATVTMTTMTDLVAFAVSTSTSFPAIRYFCVYAALTVTFSFLMVVTFFVALMTYDVRRIKSGRRDFLPFCLAPRPKEGKPAWDEPLPQTSNKVMNYWGTLLTLPITKVLVILFSLSLLGAGIYGVTQVDESFDRRVLARDDSYLRQFLTAQGKYFELSIGVSIVQTGEVDYQLRSTQSDIKELTNIFKENEYYKNQSLSWMDAFAQYAKKSKRNITGSGFLRELKTFLRIPEFSYFTQDVKLSEDETKIEASRVIGYMKDSGSSTFQKNAMLTLREDISKKSKLNAFPITRSFIFFEQYAITSRETLRNLIIAGLTVVIVTSPFLMDFTVTFVVVLNFAALVCELFGLMVIWDVSLNSVSMINLVMAIGFAVDYSAHIAHAYITSSKVTADERVVDALSTLGASVFMGGVSTFLGMVVLAFAASEIFRIFFRMFFGIVMLGLLHGLCIMPVYLSLLCWRPALIRRPSVMDTSEKLGSTDTTDNITNTNGFLEAVKSSGNTSFQPPQNSNSKKEADISLNEKPANQQIQTNEAEKGIQNMGIDEDDDDAATVEVEGDVKNAARLEFEVAL from the exons TGTTCATCCCTCAAAACAGCAAGGCAATAGACGACTTGGAGACTGCCGAGAGATACTTCCGAGTCGACTTTCGAGAGGAAATCATCCTACTGGTGGCCTCTCCCAGTAATCCTAATCCTCTTTCCCCGATGTGTTTGAAACAGGCCTTCAGAGCTCACGATGCAGTCATGGAGCTGAAATCGTTTTCAGACCTCTGTGTCACGTTGTCGGGAAACAAATCCAGGTCAACAAACGGATGTGCGATGATTAATCTACTAGAATTTTTGCAGTTCAATGAAAGCAACTTGAACGGAAAGGACTTACATGATGTCCAACGGGAACTGAGCAAATCCTACAACGACACAAGTTTACTCATGCGTAATGGACGCCCATTCTGGTTGAATTTCAACCGAATGTTTGGCAAGGCCACTCGAAAACATGGAAGCATAACCAACGCCAAAGCTTTGCAAATGATTTATCTCCTTCGTGATCCGAGGGACGATGATGAGAGTGACAAGATTCTCAAATGGGAGAAGGCTTTCATTGACAAACTAGGCTCGCTAGTGGACAAACTTTCGTGCTTCGATGTCCATTATTCAAGTGAAAGGAGCCTGGATGATGCTATAAGTGCAAGTACCGGGTCTGATGTTAAACTGGTGTCAATCACATTCACCTGCATGATCTCTTTTGCTTGCTTCATGCTGGGCAAGTACCTTAATCCGTTGACTGGTCATGCTTTACTTGCTAATGGAGGGGTCTTCGCAGTTGCCCTTGGGATTTTGTCTGGGCTCGGCCTTGGTATGTGGCTCCGTGTACCTTTTGTTAGTTTGGTGGGGGTGCTACCTTTCTTGGTTCTTGGAATCGGCATCGATGACATGTTCATCATGGTCGACGAGCTTGATCGGCAGCCACGTGACCTGTCGACGACCGGAAAGATCAAAGCGGTTATGAAGCATTCTGGTGCAACAGTTACTATGACAACTATGACTGATTTGGTTGCGTTTGCGGTCAGCACGTCTACCTCATTTCCCGCCATTAG GTATTTCTGTGTTTATGCTGCCTTGACAGTGACGTTCTCCTTCCTGATGGTTGTCACATTCTTTGTGGCCCTTATGACATACGACGTTAGACGAATTAAATCTGGCCGCCGAGATTTCCTCCCATTCTGCCTGGCACCACGGCCAAAAGAAGGTAAACCAGCATGGGATGAGCCTCTCCCCCAAACTTCAAATAAAGTTATGAATTACTGGGGCACATTATTGACCCTTCCAATTACAAAAGTTCTGGTTATACTCTTCTCTCTGTCACTGCTTGGTGCTGGGATATATGGAGTCACTCAGGTGGATGAGTCATTTGATAGACGTGTATTGGCCAGAGATGATTCCTACTTGAGGCAGTTTTTGACAGCTCAAGGAAAGTACTTTGAGCTGTCCATTGGAGTGAGTATCGTGCAGACTGGTGAGGTTGATTACCAATTGAGGTCCACGCAGAGCGACATTAAAGAATTAACGAACATATTCAAGGAAAATGAATATTACAAGAACCAATCACTATCCTGGATGGATGCATTTGCCCAGTATGCTAAGAAGTCGAAGAGAAACATTACTGGCTCAGGTTTTCTACgagaattgaaaacatttcttcgTATTCCCGAGTTCTCGTATTTCACACAGGACGTGAAGTTATCCGAGGATGAGACGAAAATAGAAGCTTCTCGCGTAATAGGCTATATGAAGGATTCGGGTAGCTCCACCTTCCAGAAAAACGCTATGCTCACACTCCGTGAAGACATATCAAAGAAGTCCAAACTGAATGCCTTTCCAATCACTCGATCCTTTATATTCTTTGAACAATACGCAATTACGTCACGCGAGACCCTGAGAAACCTGATAATCGCAGGCTTAACGGTGGTAATTGTCACAAGCCCCTTTTTGATGGATTTTACTGTGACGTTCGTGGTGGTGCTTAACTTCGCAGCACTGGTTTGCGAGTTATTTGGTTTGATGGTAATCTGGGATGTGTCTCTGAATTCTGTTTCCATGATTAACCTGGTAATGGCCATCGGATTTGCAGTTGACTACAGTGCCCACATTGCCCATGCTTACATTACGTCAAGCAAAGTCACAGCCGATGAGCGAGTTGTGGATGCTCTGAGCACGTTGGGTGCAAGTGTTTTCATGGGAG GAGTCAGTACGTTCCTTGGTATGGTTGTACTTGCATTTGCTGCATCCGAGATATTCCGAATTTTCTTCAGAATGTTCTTTGGCATCGTCATGCTCGGGCTTCTTCATGGCTTGTGCATCATGCCTGTTTATCTGTCTTTGCTGTGCTGGAGACCCGCTCTTATAAGACGTCCCTCAGTAATGGACACAAGTGAAAAACTTGGAAGCACAGACACGACAGATAATATTACCAACACCAATGGTTTCTTGGAAGCGGTGAAATCTTCCGGGAATACATCATTTCAGCCACCACAAAACTCAAACTCAAAAAAAGAAGCCGACATCTCACTCAATGAAAAACCAGCCAACCAGCAGATACAGACAAATGAAGCTGAGAAAGGAATTCAAAACATGGGGATCGATGAGGATGACGACGACGCTGCAACGGTGGAGGTAGAAGGCGACGTTAAAAATGCAGCTAGACTAGAATTTGAAGTAGCGCTTTAA
- the LOC131781197 gene encoding patched domain-containing protein 3-like isoform X4, translating to MLFVFPFLTVASSRPCYPRRFLPCHLWSSLCKWYLRFLERFFGWYGTGIAKHPLITIQLCLILVSVCSVGFVWFNSENRTVKLFIPQNSKAIDDLETAERYFRVDFREEIILLVASPSNPNPLSPMCLKQAFRAHDAVMELKSFSDLCVTLSGNKSRSTNGCAMINLLEFLQFNESNLNGKDLHDVQRELSKSYNDTSLLMRNGRPFWLNFNRMFGKATRKHGSITNAKALQMIYLLRDPRDDDESDKILKWEKAFIDKLGSLVDKLSCFDVHYSSERSLDDAISASTGSDVKLVSITFTCMISFACFMLGKYLNPLTGHALLANGGVFAVALGILSGLGLGMWLRVPFVSLVGVLPFLVLGIGIDDMFIMVDELDRQPRDLSTTGKIKAVMKHSGATVTMTTMTDLVAFAVSTSTSFPAIRYFCVYAALTVTFSFLMVVTFFVALMTYDVRRIKSGRRDFLPFCLAPRPKEGKPAWDEPLPQTSNKVMNYWGTLLTLPITKVLVILFSLSLLGAGIYGVTQVDESFDRRVLARDDSYLRQFLTAQGKYFELSIGVSIVQTGEVDYQLRSTQSDIKELTNIFKENEYYKNQSLSWMDAFAQYAKKSKRNITGSGFLRELKTFLRIPEFSYFTQDVKLSEDETKIEASRVIGYMKDSGSSTFQKNAMLTLREDISKKSKLNAFPITRSFIFFEQYAITSRETLRNLIIAGLTVVIVTSPFLMDFTVTFVVVLNFAALVCELFGLMVIWDVSLNSVSMINLVMAIGFAVDYSAHIAHAYITSSKVTADERVVDALSTLGASVFMGGVSTFLGMVVLAFAASEIFRIFFRMFFGIVMLGLLHGLCIMPVYLSLLCWRPALIRRPSVMDTSEKLGSTDTTDNITNTNGFLEAVKSSGNTSFQPPQNSNSKKEADISLNEKPANQQIQTNEAEKGIQNMGIDEDDDDAATVEVEGDVKNAARLEFEVAL from the exons TGTTCATCCCTCAAAACAGCAAGGCAATAGACGACTTGGAGACTGCCGAGAGATACTTCCGAGTCGACTTTCGAGAGGAAATCATCCTACTGGTGGCCTCTCCCAGTAATCCTAATCCTCTTTCCCCGATGTGTTTGAAACAGGCCTTCAGAGCTCACGATGCAGTCATGGAGCTGAAATCGTTTTCAGACCTCTGTGTCACGTTGTCGGGAAACAAATCCAGGTCAACAAACGGATGTGCGATGATTAATCTACTAGAATTTTTGCAGTTCAATGAAAGCAACTTGAACGGAAAGGACTTACATGATGTCCAACGGGAACTGAGCAAATCCTACAACGACACAAGTTTACTCATGCGTAATGGACGCCCATTCTGGTTGAATTTCAACCGAATGTTTGGCAAGGCCACTCGAAAACATGGAAGCATAACCAACGCCAAAGCTTTGCAAATGATTTATCTCCTTCGTGATCCGAGGGACGATGATGAGAGTGACAAGATTCTCAAATGGGAGAAGGCTTTCATTGACAAACTAGGCTCGCTAGTGGACAAACTTTCGTGCTTCGATGTCCATTATTCAAGTGAAAGGAGCCTGGATGATGCTATAAGTGCAAGTACCGGGTCTGATGTTAAACTGGTGTCAATCACATTCACCTGCATGATCTCTTTTGCTTGCTTCATGCTGGGCAAGTACCTTAATCCGTTGACTGGTCATGCTTTACTTGCTAATGGAGGGGTCTTCGCAGTTGCCCTTGGGATTTTGTCTGGGCTCGGCCTTGGTATGTGGCTCCGTGTACCTTTTGTTAGTTTGGTGGGGGTGCTACCTTTCTTGGTTCTTGGAATCGGCATCGATGACATGTTCATCATGGTCGACGAGCTTGATCGGCAGCCACGTGACCTGTCGACGACCGGAAAGATCAAAGCGGTTATGAAGCATTCTGGTGCAACAGTTACTATGACAACTATGACTGATTTGGTTGCGTTTGCGGTCAGCACGTCTACCTCATTTCCCGCCATTAG GTATTTCTGTGTTTATGCTGCCTTGACAGTGACGTTCTCCTTCCTGATGGTTGTCACATTCTTTGTGGCCCTTATGACATACGACGTTAGACGAATTAAATCTGGCCGCCGAGATTTCCTCCCATTCTGCCTGGCACCACGGCCAAAAGAAGGTAAACCAGCATGGGATGAGCCTCTCCCCCAAACTTCAAATAAAGTTATGAATTACTGGGGCACATTATTGACCCTTCCAATTACAAAAGTTCTGGTTATACTCTTCTCTCTGTCACTGCTTGGTGCTGGGATATATGGAGTCACTCAGGTGGATGAGTCATTTGATAGACGTGTATTGGCCAGAGATGATTCCTACTTGAGGCAGTTTTTGACAGCTCAAGGAAAGTACTTTGAGCTGTCCATTGGAGTGAGTATCGTGCAGACTGGTGAGGTTGATTACCAATTGAGGTCCACGCAGAGCGACATTAAAGAATTAACGAACATATTCAAGGAAAATGAATATTACAAGAACCAATCACTATCCTGGATGGATGCATTTGCCCAGTATGCTAAGAAGTCGAAGAGAAACATTACTGGCTCAGGTTTTCTACgagaattgaaaacatttcttcgTATTCCCGAGTTCTCGTATTTCACACAGGACGTGAAGTTATCCGAGGATGAGACGAAAATAGAAGCTTCTCGCGTAATAGGCTATATGAAGGATTCGGGTAGCTCCACCTTCCAGAAAAACGCTATGCTCACACTCCGTGAAGACATATCAAAGAAGTCCAAACTGAATGCCTTTCCAATCACTCGATCCTTTATATTCTTTGAACAATACGCAATTACGTCACGCGAGACCCTGAGAAACCTGATAATCGCAGGCTTAACGGTGGTAATTGTCACAAGCCCCTTTTTGATGGATTTTACTGTGACGTTCGTGGTGGTGCTTAACTTCGCAGCACTGGTTTGCGAGTTATTTGGTTTGATGGTAATCTGGGATGTGTCTCTGAATTCTGTTTCCATGATTAACCTGGTAATGGCCATCGGATTTGCAGTTGACTACAGTGCCCACATTGCCCATGCTTACATTACGTCAAGCAAAGTCACAGCCGATGAGCGAGTTGTGGATGCTCTGAGCACGTTGGGTGCAAGTGTTTTCATGGGAG GAGTCAGTACGTTCCTTGGTATGGTTGTACTTGCATTTGCTGCATCCGAGATATTCCGAATTTTCTTCAGAATGTTCTTTGGCATCGTCATGCTCGGGCTTCTTCATGGCTTGTGCATCATGCCTGTTTATCTGTCTTTGCTGTGCTGGAGACCCGCTCTTATAAGACGTCCCTCAGTAATGGACACAAGTGAAAAACTTGGAAGCACAGACACGACAGATAATATTACCAACACCAATGGTTTCTTGGAAGCGGTGAAATCTTCCGGGAATACATCATTTCAGCCACCACAAAACTCAAACTCAAAAAAAGAAGCCGACATCTCACTCAATGAAAAACCAGCCAACCAGCAGATACAGACAAATGAAGCTGAGAAAGGAATTCAAAACATGGGGATCGATGAGGATGACGACGACGCTGCAACGGTGGAGGTAGAAGGCGACGTTAAAAATGCAGCTAGACTAGAATTTGAAGTAGCGCTTTAA
- the LOC136278056 gene encoding uncharacterized protein, producing MDALVNDKQTYELLKRDPTPALQRKLNNKLLTLKKTKAFDTQRYYRLRCSVPQPPKLYGLPKLHKPGIPMRPIVSFCGSPTYQLSKYLTTILQPLTDKSRRKLQSTENFIDAIKDVQIPDDYKLVSFDVKSLFTSIPLQLALQCTETAIQQSTDALPLPTEDIMDLLNLCLTSTYFQYNGKHYKQLHGTAMGSPVSVVVAEIVMQNIEERALATCRQTIPLCQSFAAKETDCKESSYFIGQSCWDHGQARFKDTEKRSRGYRIE from the exons ATGGACGCACTTGTTAACGACAAACAAACTTACGAATTACTTAAACGTGACCCGACGCCAGCACTACAACGCAAACTCAACAACAAACTACTTACGCTCAAAAAGACTAAAGCCTTTGACACTCAACGCTACTACCGGCTGAGGTGCTCTGTACCACAACCACCTAAACTTTACGGACTACCGAAACTACACAAACCTGGGATACCTATGCGACCTATAGTCTCATTCTGTGGGTCCCCGACGTACCAACTGTCGAAATACCTTACGACGATACTGCAACCACTGACTGACAAATCGAGACGTAAACTACAATCAACTGAGAACTTTATTGACGCTATCAAAGACgtacagatacctgacgactacaaacttgtgtcttttgatgtgaaatcactgttcaccagtattccacttcaattgGCTCTACAGTGTACTGAAACCGCCATCCAACAGTCTACTGATGCACTACCATTACCGACAGAAGACATTATGGACCTACTTAACCTCTGCCTTACATcgacttactttcagtacaacgggAAACACTACAAGCAGTTGCACGGAACAGCTATGGGGTCGCCGGTCTCCGTTGTTgtcgcagaaattgtgatgcaaaacatcgaggaacgcgcccttgcaacttgccgacaaaccataccgctttg TCAATCTTTCGCAGCGAAAGAAACAGATTGTAAAGAGAGTTCATATTTCATTGGCCAGAGTTGCTGGGATCATGGACAGGCTCGGTTTAAAGACACTGAAAAACGAagcagaggttaccgaattGAATag
- the LOC131781197 gene encoding patched domain-containing protein 3-like isoform X3 codes for MGKFKSELEQVKKSDQSRPCYPRRFLPCHLWSSLCKWYLRFLERFFGWYGTGIAKHPLITIQLCLILVSVCSVGFVWFNSENRTVKLFIPQNSKAIDDLETAERYFRVDFREEIILLVASPSNPNPLSPMCLKQAFRAHDAVMELKSFSDLCVTLSGNKSRSTNGCAMINLLEFLQFNESNLNGKDLHDVQRELSKSYNDTSLLMRNGRPFWLNFNRMFGKATRKHGSITNAKALQMIYLLRDPRDDDESDKILKWEKAFIDKLGSLVDKLSCFDVHYSSERSLDDAISASTGSDVKLVSITFTCMISFACFMLGKYLNPLTGHALLANGGVFAVALGILSGLGLGMWLRVPFVSLVGVLPFLVLGIGIDDMFIMVDELDRQPRDLSTTGKIKAVMKHSGATVTMTTMTDLVAFAVSTSTSFPAIRYFCVYAALTVTFSFLMVVTFFVALMTYDVRRIKSGRRDFLPFCLAPRPKEGKPAWDEPLPQTSNKVMNYWGTLLTLPITKVLVILFSLSLLGAGIYGVTQVDESFDRRVLARDDSYLRQFLTAQGKYFELSIGVSIVQTGEVDYQLRSTQSDIKELTNIFKENEYYKNQSLSWMDAFAQYAKKSKRNITGSGFLRELKTFLRIPEFSYFTQDVKLSEDETKIEASRVIGYMKDSGSSTFQKNAMLTLREDISKKSKLNAFPITRSFIFFEQYAITSRETLRNLIIAGLTVVIVTSPFLMDFTVTFVVVLNFAALVCELFGLMVIWDVSLNSVSMINLVMAIGFAVDYSAHIAHAYITSSKVTADERVVDALSTLGASVFMGGVSTFLGMVVLAFAASEIFRIFFRMFFGIVMLGLLHGLCIMPVYLSLLCWRPALIRRPSVMDTSEKLGSTDTTDNITNTNGFLEAVKSSGNTSFQPPQNSNSKKEADISLNEKPANQQIQTNEAEKGIQNMGIDEDDDDAATVEVEGDVKNAARLEFEVAL; via the exons TGTTCATCCCTCAAAACAGCAAGGCAATAGACGACTTGGAGACTGCCGAGAGATACTTCCGAGTCGACTTTCGAGAGGAAATCATCCTACTGGTGGCCTCTCCCAGTAATCCTAATCCTCTTTCCCCGATGTGTTTGAAACAGGCCTTCAGAGCTCACGATGCAGTCATGGAGCTGAAATCGTTTTCAGACCTCTGTGTCACGTTGTCGGGAAACAAATCCAGGTCAACAAACGGATGTGCGATGATTAATCTACTAGAATTTTTGCAGTTCAATGAAAGCAACTTGAACGGAAAGGACTTACATGATGTCCAACGGGAACTGAGCAAATCCTACAACGACACAAGTTTACTCATGCGTAATGGACGCCCATTCTGGTTGAATTTCAACCGAATGTTTGGCAAGGCCACTCGAAAACATGGAAGCATAACCAACGCCAAAGCTTTGCAAATGATTTATCTCCTTCGTGATCCGAGGGACGATGATGAGAGTGACAAGATTCTCAAATGGGAGAAGGCTTTCATTGACAAACTAGGCTCGCTAGTGGACAAACTTTCGTGCTTCGATGTCCATTATTCAAGTGAAAGGAGCCTGGATGATGCTATAAGTGCAAGTACCGGGTCTGATGTTAAACTGGTGTCAATCACATTCACCTGCATGATCTCTTTTGCTTGCTTCATGCTGGGCAAGTACCTTAATCCGTTGACTGGTCATGCTTTACTTGCTAATGGAGGGGTCTTCGCAGTTGCCCTTGGGATTTTGTCTGGGCTCGGCCTTGGTATGTGGCTCCGTGTACCTTTTGTTAGTTTGGTGGGGGTGCTACCTTTCTTGGTTCTTGGAATCGGCATCGATGACATGTTCATCATGGTCGACGAGCTTGATCGGCAGCCACGTGACCTGTCGACGACCGGAAAGATCAAAGCGGTTATGAAGCATTCTGGTGCAACAGTTACTATGACAACTATGACTGATTTGGTTGCGTTTGCGGTCAGCACGTCTACCTCATTTCCCGCCATTAG GTATTTCTGTGTTTATGCTGCCTTGACAGTGACGTTCTCCTTCCTGATGGTTGTCACATTCTTTGTGGCCCTTATGACATACGACGTTAGACGAATTAAATCTGGCCGCCGAGATTTCCTCCCATTCTGCCTGGCACCACGGCCAAAAGAAGGTAAACCAGCATGGGATGAGCCTCTCCCCCAAACTTCAAATAAAGTTATGAATTACTGGGGCACATTATTGACCCTTCCAATTACAAAAGTTCTGGTTATACTCTTCTCTCTGTCACTGCTTGGTGCTGGGATATATGGAGTCACTCAGGTGGATGAGTCATTTGATAGACGTGTATTGGCCAGAGATGATTCCTACTTGAGGCAGTTTTTGACAGCTCAAGGAAAGTACTTTGAGCTGTCCATTGGAGTGAGTATCGTGCAGACTGGTGAGGTTGATTACCAATTGAGGTCCACGCAGAGCGACATTAAAGAATTAACGAACATATTCAAGGAAAATGAATATTACAAGAACCAATCACTATCCTGGATGGATGCATTTGCCCAGTATGCTAAGAAGTCGAAGAGAAACATTACTGGCTCAGGTTTTCTACgagaattgaaaacatttcttcgTATTCCCGAGTTCTCGTATTTCACACAGGACGTGAAGTTATCCGAGGATGAGACGAAAATAGAAGCTTCTCGCGTAATAGGCTATATGAAGGATTCGGGTAGCTCCACCTTCCAGAAAAACGCTATGCTCACACTCCGTGAAGACATATCAAAGAAGTCCAAACTGAATGCCTTTCCAATCACTCGATCCTTTATATTCTTTGAACAATACGCAATTACGTCACGCGAGACCCTGAGAAACCTGATAATCGCAGGCTTAACGGTGGTAATTGTCACAAGCCCCTTTTTGATGGATTTTACTGTGACGTTCGTGGTGGTGCTTAACTTCGCAGCACTGGTTTGCGAGTTATTTGGTTTGATGGTAATCTGGGATGTGTCTCTGAATTCTGTTTCCATGATTAACCTGGTAATGGCCATCGGATTTGCAGTTGACTACAGTGCCCACATTGCCCATGCTTACATTACGTCAAGCAAAGTCACAGCCGATGAGCGAGTTGTGGATGCTCTGAGCACGTTGGGTGCAAGTGTTTTCATGGGAG GAGTCAGTACGTTCCTTGGTATGGTTGTACTTGCATTTGCTGCATCCGAGATATTCCGAATTTTCTTCAGAATGTTCTTTGGCATCGTCATGCTCGGGCTTCTTCATGGCTTGTGCATCATGCCTGTTTATCTGTCTTTGCTGTGCTGGAGACCCGCTCTTATAAGACGTCCCTCAGTAATGGACACAAGTGAAAAACTTGGAAGCACAGACACGACAGATAATATTACCAACACCAATGGTTTCTTGGAAGCGGTGAAATCTTCCGGGAATACATCATTTCAGCCACCACAAAACTCAAACTCAAAAAAAGAAGCCGACATCTCACTCAATGAAAAACCAGCCAACCAGCAGATACAGACAAATGAAGCTGAGAAAGGAATTCAAAACATGGGGATCGATGAGGATGACGACGACGCTGCAACGGTGGAGGTAGAAGGCGACGTTAAAAATGCAGCTAGACTAGAATTTGAAGTAGCGCTTTAA